The Candidatus Eremiobacteraceae bacterium region TCGGAACGAGCGTGCTTGGCGCCAGACGGAAAGAAACGCGTCCTGCACGACGTCTTCGGCGGCCAGCCGGTCACCGAGCACGCGGTACGCCATCGAGAAAGCAACGCGGTGATAGCGGTCGTACAGGACGTCAAGCGCGTCGAGCTCGTTGCCGGCGAGCGCCGCGATCAGCGTTTCGTCGGCCGGCTTCGGACGATCCACGTCAGCTGGGTCTTCCCATCGATTGGTATACGTCCGTCGCTAGCCGCTGGATGAGTGAGGATGGATGCCAGGCTTATGCTGGGGCGGTAGGATTCGAACCTACGGTAGGCAGATTCAAAGTCTGCTGCCTTACCAGCTTGGCTACGCCCCAGTACGCGCGATAAACCATATCCCGTGCGGGTCGGCCGATGTCCTCGTTGGGGGCAGAGGACCCGATGCTCCGTTCAAAGCGGGCCCGGAGGATCACGGCGATCCCGACAGGAGGGTGACAGTCGTCTGAACGGACCCGATCGCGCCGCGACGACCGCCATTCCCGCCGCCGCGAGGATATTTTTGTTCCGATGCAATGCCAAGAACTGGGACTGTGACAAAGCTGTGATATTCTGAAACGTTGAGGCGGTCGGATCTTTACGACAAATGCGATGCGCTGAGATTTTGCTCACCCGTTCTGCCGCCGTTTCGAGTCGCTCCTCTAAGCTAACTCCCTAAACGCTACAGCCGGGCACTCTCTGGAGTGCCGTGTGTGGGGCTAGAGAGATCAGCTCATTCATTTGCCGTTCAGCAAACCGATTACGAATCGGTCGGTCCATCACATTCCCATCCTGCGTTCATCAATCAGCAAGGTTGGGCTCATACAATACGTCTGTGATGGCCCACGTCTCTTCGATCGCGCCCCGATGCCGACGCTGAAAGGCCTCTCGAACCGGCTGCGCACGCTGCGTGGACAGCTTTTCATCAATACGAGCGATCACCATCGCGATTCGATTCTCATCGCGGCTATGCAGCGCAGCGGCACGACGTGGCTGAGCGATATCATCAATTTCGACGGCTCCTTTCGTTCGATGTACGAACCGTTTCATAACCGGAACGTGCCGCAAGTCGCCCACTTCCATACCTGGCAATATCTTCGTCCAACCGACGATTCGCCTCGCTATGTCAAGCCGGCCGCGGACATATTCGAAGGCCGCATCCGCAATCCGTGGATCAGCGCATACAACACCCGCATCGTCGCCGGGCCGCGCATCATCAAAGATGTCCGCAGTCTGATGATGATCGGCTGGATCCACGCTCACTGGCCAGAGATGCCCATCGTTCTGCTCATACGGCATCCGTGCGCTGTGCTCAACTCTCTTCTCAGGCTTCGCTGGCACAGCAACGCGGCAAAAGAGATCCTTTCCCAGCCGCAGCTGATGGAAGACCATCTGGAGCCTTTCCGCGCCGACATCCAATCCGTCTCGCGCGACGTCGACGACCATCTGCTCGCCTGGTGCGCGAACTACTATGTCGCGCTGCGTCAGCTCGCAGGCAAGAAAGTGTTCGTCGCCTTTTACGAGCGCATTCTCTCCGAGCCGCACGAAGAGATCCCGCGTCTCTTCTCGTACTTGGGCAGGCCCATCCACGATCGGGTGTTCACCCGCATGGCGGCTCCGTCGGTGCAAGCGCGTGTGTCGCGCGACGGAGAATCTAGCGCCGTTCTCAGAGGCGGCAACCTCGTCACCGACTGGCGACAGCACATCACGCAGGCTGAGATCGACCGCGCGATGTGGTGGCTGCGGCGATTCGGGCTCGACGACATTTATGGGCCTGGGTCCATGCCGCTCGTCGCCGACCTCTCCCGACACCGCGTCGCGGCATCACCCGATCGCTCGCCCGCGTACTCCTTGTAGCATCAAGCGATGCACCGCAGCAAGAAAGAAGCCGGTGCGTCTGACCGGCTTCTTTGGTATCTACTTCCGCCGTTCTTTGAGGCCTACACTCCCGTAAGCCGGCGAGCGCCGATGAACCGCTCTGCGTAGTAATCCTCGGCGAGTTGATCGATGCGAACGCCGTCGGACGACGACGCGTGCACGAATCTGCCTCCGCCGAGATAGATCCCGACGTGCGATGCGCCGGGGGCGTAGGTCTGGAAGAACACGAGGTCTCCGGGTCGGAGATCGGCGACGCGAACATGGCGACCGGCTTCGAATTGCCCATCGGCCATGCGCGGGAGGTCAATGCCGTTTTTCGCAAAGACCGCCCAGACGAACCCCGAGCAGTCGACCCCGCCGTACGACGTGCCGCCCCACGAATACGGAACCCCGAGGAATCGCATCGCAGTCGCGGTGATCCGTGCGTCGAACGCAAGAGCACGCTGTGCTTGCTCCATCGCAACGGCCGTCGTGAGACCGAACATCGGCAGCGACCCGACGTGCGTGGCCGCCCACAAAGCTTGACGCCCGGCGACCGGCGAGACGGCGGCGACATGTCCGGACTTCGCGGTTCGGCTGCGATGCATCGCTTTTTGGCTGCGATGCGTCGCTGTTCGGGCCGCTGTCTTCTCCCGATGCGTGGGAGAGATGCAAGCGGGGCGTGAGTACCGGTCACCGACCGTTATGGACTCGCCAAGCGACAGAATACTGGTATCCGACAAGCCGTTGCGCCGCTCGAGCGTGGCGACCGAGCTGCCGAAGCGAGACGCGATGCTCCAGAGCGAGTCGCCGGACGAAACCGAGTATGTGATGGCGTGCCGAACCACCGGACATGCAAATGCCGGCTGACCAAGAGAAAACGCTGCGGAGACCACGACGAGGTAGAGAGCGAGCCGCTTGAACAACGGTTCCCTTTCAACGCCTGCGGGGTTAGCTGACGGGTTAGCGCTGAAAGTGCGCCTCCGCGCCGCCCTGGCGCGGACTCACCCCTAGAGGACCTGGGTCCCCCGCTCCTCACGCAGATCGATGCACGGCCTGCGCGGAATTCGGCGAATGGATGCGGCTTCGCATGGGTGCGAATCCGCTGGTAACAATGAGTAACGTCCGGTGCTTAAATTCCG contains the following coding sequences:
- a CDS encoding NlpC/P60 family protein, whose amino-acid sequence is MFKRLALYLVVVSAAFSLGQPAFACPVVRHAITYSVSSGDSLWSIASRFGSSVATLERRNGLSDTSILSLGESITVGDRYSRPACISPTHREKTAARTATHRSQKAMHRSRTAKSGHVAAVSPVAGRQALWAATHVGSLPMFGLTTAVAMEQAQRALAFDARITATAMRFLGVPYSWGGTSYGGVDCSGFVWAVFAKNGIDLPRMADGQFEAGRHVRVADLRPGDLVFFQTYAPGASHVGIYLGGGRFVHASSSDGVRIDQLAEDYYAERFIGARRLTGV
- a CDS encoding sulfotransferase; this encodes MPTLKGLSNRLRTLRGQLFINTSDHHRDSILIAAMQRSGTTWLSDIINFDGSFRSMYEPFHNRNVPQVAHFHTWQYLRPTDDSPRYVKPAADIFEGRIRNPWISAYNTRIVAGPRIIKDVRSLMMIGWIHAHWPEMPIVLLIRHPCAVLNSLLRLRWHSNAAKEILSQPQLMEDHLEPFRADIQSVSRDVDDHLLAWCANYYVALRQLAGKKVFVAFYERILSEPHEEIPRLFSYLGRPIHDRVFTRMAAPSVQARVSRDGESSAVLRGGNLVTDWRQHITQAEIDRAMWWLRRFGLDDIYGPGSMPLVADLSRHRVAASPDRSPAYSL